The Scomber japonicus isolate fScoJap1 chromosome 9, fScoJap1.pri, whole genome shotgun sequence genome includes a region encoding these proteins:
- the ptar1 gene encoding protein prenyltransferase alpha subunit repeat-containing protein 1 — MAESEEEVDVLVQRVVKDITNAFKRNPNIDEIGVIPCPEARYNRSPIVLVENKLGVESWCVKFLLPYVHNKLLLYRQRKHWLDREALVDITCTLLLLNPDFTTAWNVRKELLQCGVLNPEKDLYLGKLALTKFPKSPETWIHRRWVLQKILRQSSAAGCRKQQQQGEAEQADVGRSQQLSEHLARTLHQEMRVCSDAAARYPSNYNAWSHRIWVLQHMAMGNIKVFHDELSSMRLWVSMHVSDHSGFHYRQFLLKELITELSHSSTNSGSPEHRSSSVLLLSSSSSPNHHSHSQANGELSGAEAADEVEEQLGLNAVFQLFHQEMELCTDLIQSFPGHETLWSHRRHVFYLWHHWRRKHQHHHCNSTNGGSNSVHRNDSEPGLQKPSVQGCEDEEVVNRQRHAGEDMEVDRASLPDSRDSKRLKRGACPPTLPLEHSFVSRILDSCCNPEQRRFALAYRKWLDTVIGRQP; from the exons ATGGCGGAGTcggaggaggaggtggacgTCCTGGTCCAGAGAGTTGTCAAAGATATCACTAACGCCTTCAAGAGGAACCCTAACAT TGATGAGATCGGTGTGATCCCCTGTCCAGAGGCACGCTACAACCGCAGCCCCATCGTGCTGGTTGAGAACAAGCTGGGTGTTGAGAGCTGGTGTGTCAAGTTCCTTCTGCCATATGTCCACAACAAACTGCTGCTCTACCGCCAGCGCAAGCACTGGCTGGACAGGGAAG CTTTAGTGGATATCACCTGCACTTTGTTGCTGCTTAACCCGGACTTCACCACTGCATGGAATGTCAG AAAGGAGCTGCTACAATGTGGAGTTCTTAACCCAGAGAAAGACCTCTACCTGGGCAAGCTGGCCCTCACCAAGTTCCCCAAGAGCCCAGAGACATGGATCCACCG GCGCTGGGTGCTGCAGAAGATCCTGAGGCAGTCCTCTGCTGCAGGctgcaggaagcagcagcagcagggtgaaGCAGAGCAGGCTGATGTAGGCAGGAGTCAGCAGCTCAGTGAACATCTGGCCAGAACACTCCACCAAGAGATGAGAGTGTGCTCTGACGCTGCCGCTCGTTACCCCAGCAACTACAACGCCTGGTCCCACCGCATCTGGGTGCTGCAGCACATGGCCATGGGTAACATCAAG gTTTTCCATGACGAGCTGTCCTCTATGCGTCTATGGGTGTCCATGCACGTCTCTGACCACAGCGGCTTCCATTACCGCCAGTTCTTGCTCAAGGAGCTGATCACTGAGCTCTCTCACAGCTCCACCAACAGCGGTTCACCCGAGCACCGGTCAAGCAGCGTCCTcctcctcagcagcagcagcagccctaACCATCACAGCCACAGCCAGGCTAATGGAGAGCTGTCAGGAGCAGAGGCAGCagacgaggtggaggagcagctCGGTCTCAACGCTGTCTTTCAGCTCTTCCACCAGGAGATGGAGCTGTGCACAGACCTGATCCAGTCCTTTCCTGGACATGAGACACTCTGGAGTCACAG ACGGCATGTCTTCTATCTGTGGCACCACTGGAGGAGGAAACACCAGCACCACCACTGCAACAGCACCAACGGAGGCAGCAACTCAGTCCACCGTAACGACAGTGAGCCGGGCCTGCAGAAGCCGTCCGTCCAGGGCTGTGAAGACGAGGAGGTTGTAAACAGACAGAGGCACGCTGGTGAAGATATGGAGGTAGACAGGGCGTCTCTGCCAGATTCACGTGACAGCAAGCGTCTAAAGAGAGGTGCCTGCCCCCCCACGCTGCCCTTAGAGCACAGCTTTGTGAGCAGGATCCTGGACAGCTGCTGTAACCCCGAGCAGAGACGCTTCGCCTTGGCATACAGGAAGTGGTTAGACACCGTCATCGGTCGGCAGCCTTGA